CGCCCAGGCTGCAAACCGGCTGGTGAACTTCGATCGCCGCGAGCGGACGCAGGTGCGCGACAAACACGACAGGGCCACTGCCGAACAGGTGATGGATCCCCGTACCCGGATGATTCTCTTCAAGCTGCTGAATCGCGGCCTGATACAGGAGATCAATGGCTGCATATCCACTGGCAAGGAAGCGAACGTTTACCACGCGGTTTCCAAAAACGGTGAAGAGGAGTTTGCCATCAAGATTTACAAGACATCTATTCTGGTCTTCAAGGACCGCGATAAGTATGTGTCTGGCGAGTTCCGCTTCCGGCACGGGTACTGCAAGCACAATCCGAGGAAAATGGTGCGTACCTGGGCGGAGAAGGAGATGCGGAACTACCTACGGATGCGCAACGCCGGTGTCCCAGTGCCGGAGCCGATCCTGCTGCGCTCGCATGTTCTGGTCATGCGTTTCTGTGGTCGCGATGGATGGCCCGCGCCAAAGCTGAAGGACGTCGAGCTAAGCACTTCGAAGGCGCGCGAGCTGTACAGGGATTGTGTGGTCATCATGTGGCGCATTTACAACCAGTGTCGTCTGGTGCACGCGGATTTCTCAGAGTTCAACATCCTGCTGCAGGACGGCCAGCTGGTGATTATCGACGTGAGCCAGTCGGTGGAGCACGACCATCCGCATTCCTTCGACTTCCTGCGCAAGGACTGCACCAACATATCGGAGTTTTTCCGCAAGCGGGCGGTTGCCACGATGACTGTGAAGGAGCTGTTCGACTTCATCACCGACCAGACCATCACTGCGGATAACATGGAGGAGTGTTTGGAACGCATCTCGGAGCGGATCAAGGACCGTGACTTTGACGCCATCTCGGCTCAGGAGAAGATCGACGAGGCCGTGTGGCAGAACACCTACATACCCAAGCGCCTGGACGAGGTAAGTCTTACTTTTTTGTTCCCACTCCAAAATGGTTTTACTTACAGGAATCCTTTTTACAGGTGCGACACTTCGAGCGGGATGTGGCCAAGGCCAAGCAGGGAGTGCAGCAAAATCTCATATACGGCAAGATCACAGGCCTGACCTCGGATCTGGatgtgcagcagcagccagaagTCCTAGATTCTGCAACCGGCAAAGAGAAGCAGGGTAGTGACGCCAATACGAGCGGAAGCGAAGATGAAAATTCGCACGACGGCGACAACGATGATGATGCTAgtcgatttaaaaattccgcTAGGCCCCGGGAGGAGTCTCCGGAGAGTAAAAAGGCTCGCAAAAAGGCTGTCAAGGATGCGAAGGCCGAGCAGCGCAAAGTCAAAGTAAAAAAGCACGTAAAGAAACGCAAGGAGAAAATGGGCAGCATGAAGAAATAGATCTGTAAATAGTGGTAATATAGCAAGGAGTTTAAGTTCTTATTAATTGATTCCAATTTTATCCTAAATGCATCCTAAGAAAAGAAAACGTAttaggaaaaatatttagtttggATTAAATAAGCCTGTTAATGCTGCCTTTAAATCTGCCGTTTATTCTTTAAAGTTTGAACCAATTTAATCAACATAAATTGAATGCAACCTAAGTTAAGATTATTTCTTCGTTGTAAATACTACACCAAATGGCTGTAGAAACGGCCCagctgtttaattaaattaacaagTAAAGTCAttctgtatttattttcattcagtAGTATCCACTTGTTTGTTGAaaatacttaatttatttaaattcttttaatcgTTCCGCCTTATTAATTTTACTACTGTGTTTATGAATGAATATCTTACGCCAGCGGAAAGTTCTTACATACCGACTTCAGCCTCTCTTTGGGACAACCGTGAAATGGCGTGAAATTATACATTAGATAAAATCACTCTAGAATCAAAATTGCTATGGATAGATTCAGTTGGACACCTACCTTGCGACCGCAATGTTGCTGCGAATTCTCGTCTTATATTGGAGTTTTCCATCGGGAAAAAGTGCAGAAGGCTCGGTTAGGCCGCTGCGATACAATCTGACGATCCTCACGCACCTGGAAGGCGGCTCTCAGAACCGGTATGAGGGAATCGTATCCATCGATTTGGAAGCGAAGAAGGCCACTcgctatatatatatcaacTGCCGCGACCTTTTAACGTTTCCGGAAAAAACATGGCTAGTGCGTTGGGCAAGCGGCAAGACAATCACAACAACCGATATAAAGAATTCAAAAAAGGCCAACGAAGTCTACTTGGTTCTCGACCTACCTCTCAGACTTGGCGAGACCTACACTATGCACATGTTCTTTACGGGCCGTCTTACTAGGCCGCAGAGGTACGGCTACTTTGCCGGCCGTTATGACGAAACGCCGCAAATTTACTACGCCCTAACGCGCATGGAGCCGGACTACGCGCACACCGCCTTCCCCTGCTTCGATAGCCCACTCCACCGGACTCCCTTCAACGTGACCATGGTGCATCATCAGAAATACGTTGCCCTCAGCAGTATGCCCGCCATTAGGGAGACACCCCAGTAAGTGAACTCTCTAAGGATGCGAGTGAACTGACATTCAAATGTGATATGCCTCATACTTGCAGCGAAGAGATTACGGACTTCGTGTGGACGACATTCATGACATCTCCGCCGCTGGCTACTCATCAGATCATGTGGGCTCTGCACCGCCTCGAGAAAGTCTCCAATGGCGTTACGGCCACTGGAGAGAAGATAACCGTTTGGGCGCGGTGGCAGGTAAAGGAGAGGTTCGCCAAGGCGGCGACAATAACCCCGAGTCTACTCAAAAACTATGAGACCTTGTTCGGACTTCCCTTGCCGAACGGCTCAGACTGGGGTGGAAAGTTCGATCAAATAGTGTTGCCGGATTATGCGGAAATGCACGGCGGCAAGGGTATGATGGTTTACGGCGAGGGTGAGGGCGGCCCCAGCCAAAACAGCCTCGAAAGCCTTGAGGTAACGCTGGCGGAGCTGGTGGCGCGCCAGTGGAACGGACTACTGGTGACCGCCTCCGACTGGAACGCATCGTATGTGCGCCAAGGCATCAACAGCTATGTGGCCTTCCAGGTGCTGGCCATGGAGAACAAGGGGGACTACAACAGGACCTTCCTTCTGACCACCCGAATGGATGTCTTGAGCTTGGATTCCCaggttgaaacaaaggccatcTCCGTCGATGTGAGGGACATCCGTCTCAACACGTTTCGCAAACACAAAATGTGCCTGCTCGCCCACATGATAAAGTTGGCCATCGGCGCTAAGGCGTTCTTTGAGGGATTGCACGAGTTCTTCCAGCGGTACTCCAGCTCCTCCGCCTCCACCAATCAGCTGTGGGAGCAGTTGCAACGAGCGGCCCGACGCAGTCACCAGCTGCCCATCGGTGTGGTCTTGTCCACCACGATGGAGTCCTGGCTGAAGCAACCAGGATACCCCCTTCTCACCGTCCTTCGCAACAACCGAGAGAAAAAGGTGACCATCACGCAGAGCCGCTACTATCAAAGGAAAATGAACATCGTGTCAAAGGACTGCTGGTGGGTGCCGGTCGTCTACATCACCAAGAACATTTCGCTTCCCCAGGTTGAGTGGCTCGGCTGCCTGAAGAAGAAGGCGCAGGTACTAGAGCTAAGCAACGTCGTTGACCAAAATGAGTGGTTGCTGTTGAACGTCGATGCTGCAGTCCCCGTTCGTGTCCTCTACGATCTCTACAGCTGGCGGCTGCTCAGTGAGGCTCTGCTCCAGAATTTCTCGCAGATCTCGGAGCTCAGCCGTGCCCAGTTGGTGGATGATGCCTTGAACCTGGCCTGGTCGGGCCAACTACCCTATAGGGTCGTCCTGAGCGTGATCAAGTATCTTTCGAATGAGACCAGCGTTGCCGTTTGGCAAACGGCAATTACAAACTTTGAGAAGCTGCAGAGCATCATGAGAATGAGCACGGGCTATCGCATCTTTAGGGTTGGTATCCGCAAATTGTAGACTTCAAAACTCGATCGCATGGCTTGAATGTTTGAAATGTATCTCTCATTTCCAGCTATTCATGCAGCTTCTCATTGAGCCATCTTTTAAAGCTAACTTCAAACCCTCTTCCGAGAAATCTAGAACCGGCAAAGCATCAGAAACCACGACAAGTCCAGATGCACACTCGAATGCCACGACAAGTCCTGCCACGCCGACGTTGTCGGGGATGATGTACCGGCTGGCGTGCCAGTTCGAGATAAAGGATTGCTTGACCGATGCGCAGCAGAAATTTCAGAAGGCGATGGAGCAGAACTCGACCTCCTCCATTCCGGAGGAACTGCGGGAGACCGTGCTGTGCCGGGGCATTCGCACCGGCTTGGAGTCTCACTGGCTAATAGTGCGAGATATGTTCTTTGAAGCCGTGAACGAGAAGGAGAAGGGTGCCCTTTTGAACTCTCTCAGCTGTACCACGGAGTACTGGGCGATGCAAAAGCTGCTCGGTTGGGCCCTCGACGCCGACAAGGTTCCAAAAACGCTGACCCTTGGCCTCCTGACCGCCGTGATGCGCACCTACCTGGGCTTCTATGTGGGGAATCAGTATCTGGTGGACAACATAAATAAGTTTATGCGCAGGTGAGTACTTCAAGCATGCTCAGGTCAACTGCAACTCCTAAGCGAATTTTAGCTTCACCCGCAACGATCTCCACTTGGTGCTGAGTCCTTTTATAAATGCAGTGACCACCAAAGAGGAGCTGGCGACGCTACACTCGCTTTTCAACAAGAAGCTTAGGTTCTCGGCCGGCTCCAGTCTAGCTGCGCTGCTAGAGCCCGCGCAGGACAGGCTGAACTGGCGGAAGTATAACTATTTTGACCTCCTCAACGCCATTAAGAATATCACTGTAGACAAGGATTCACAACCAGCTTCTCTGTGGAATACGTTTGAAAATAGTATTTTAGTTTAGATGGTTAACCATTTAGAAGTACACGGCACATAATAGGAATAGCCCAAACAACACTTTTATTCTTCTACAATTCGAATTGAAACCACTTTAACCAAGATATTGTATAAAATGTTCTTGTCCTCCATCCGCAAACACAATCGGTATTGTCGAGTCCTTTTTCTACAAACATTTCGAATATTGGTTGTGAGCTTACAAGATTTTTGTACATTTCCGATATGTTTGCAGACTCTGTCTATTAAAGGCGCCTGTTTATGTGGATCGAACCTAACTTAAGGCTAACTTAGGGCTAACTTGTATCCTGTCAGGAGAACGCCGCTTAAGTATGTACAAAGAGTATATATCTGTATGTTTAAAATCGAACATCACAGTGTTGACATTGACTACAACTAGGGCATAAGATTCTTCTTGAGTATTGGTTGCAAAATCAGGCATAGCAGCGCTTCCGCAGGCTAATGTACATCATCACCCGGAAGAAGAGCATCAGCATGGCCAGCAGTCCGAACTGGTGCAGCATGGACACCTTTTCCACGTCCAGAAACTTGAGCAGTACGCGAGGGTCGCTAAAATGGCAGTATATGTCATCGCAGTCGAGCTCCTCCCGCTGGAATCCAAAGACGGCCAAAACCAGCGACACCACGCCAACGCGCACGTAGCTGAACTTCATGAGCAGTTGCATTCCGCCCGAGACCTGCGGTGCAAAGTCAAACCCGTACACCGCCAGTCCCATAAAGGGTGCGATCATCATCGGACCCACCACACTGCCGTTCTGGAACGAGACGAGAGAAGGTTGTTTTAGCCCAAAAGTATGCCTCATCTATCTTGTAGATTACAATTCATCTGAGATCTTAAAAACTCACTGTTATGCTGAAAGTGGCGCCAATGGCCAGGCCCATGCCCTCGGCTACTAGGGAGATCATCAATCCTACGGCCACGAAAATGCAGAAGCGCCAGAACTGTTGGGGCAACCCGGACATCCAGTAGGTGACCGCCATGAAGGTGATGTTGAGTAGCACCTGAACCGGCAGACGCGACACCGTCAAGGCCATGTAGTACGGCGTCAGAGTATACCAACGGTTGAAGGTCTCCTTCTTGACCACCTTCACCTCAGCGGGATCTGCAGGTTAACAAGTGGTTGAGAGGATAACCCAAGGAAGAACAGCAACGCACTTACAGCTCAGGATGGGCACCATCACCTGGGTGTAGACAATCATGAGGACGGCACCGATGCAGAACTTGAGATGGTCGAACATCCGGGCACCCTGGTTACCCAGTTGAAAGAATATCAGGCCAAAGAAGACACCGCACAGAAGGTGATGGAACAGCTGAATGGTCAGGGCCAATCGTGCCCTCGTTATCCGCAGCAACATCACCTGCATAAGGACCACAAACTGTCGCAGTCCGGATACATCCCGTCGATCCGTGTTGAGGCGTCTGGAGAAGGCCTTCACTTGTTCCAGCAGTGCACTGGTGCCTCCAATCAGCGAGCCGTCCGTGGAGGCGGCACTGCCGGCGAAGAAGGCGGGCAGGAACGGACGCTTCTGCTGCTCCACGAACATCGTGGTGACAGCCTGCTGAGGTGCCAGCGAAGCACCCAACTGGTCCGACTGAGTCGCCACGTAGATGAGCTTGCCGTTTTCGGTCAGGTCGCTGAGCGCCGGCACCAGGTGACCATCCTCGGCATCCACCAGCTCGATAACtgcaattaaattcgaaaattaattttgataaGAGATCGGGTAAGATTGAGATTTGTACAAGCTCCATGTTTGCATCACTCAAGGAATCAATGTATAGTTAAAATATGTAAGGACAACTTACTGTAATCCGAAGGACTGTAATGTCTGGGGCAGTCGATCTGGGCCAGTCGCAGGAAGGGAATGGTGGCTCGAGGACTGCCTTGGTAGACGCAGTGGCCCTTGGCCAGGACGTAGATGCTGTCGAAGTAGTTGTAGATCGTCGCCGAAGGTTGGTGGATAGTGCAGACGATGGTCCTACCCTCGCGGGCCATTGCCTGCAGCAGTCGGATGCACTGGGACGCCGTGACTTCATCCAGGCCACTGGTGGGTTCATCCAAGAAGAAGATGTTGGGGTTGTCCACCAGCTCCAGAGCGATGGACAATCGTTTCCGCTCCCCACCGCTCAGCTTCTCTGCCGTCACATTGCGCCGGTGGTTCAAGTGCAGATTTTCCAGGATATCCGTCATGATCTCTGCCTTCTTGTGACGGTGCTTTAGCTTGAGGTCGCAGGCGAGATTCATCAGCTCCTCGACAGTCAGCAGAGTCTGGTGGCGGTCGTCCTGAGTGATGTAGCAAGCATTGTCCCTCTTGATCTTTATGCTGCCCGTGACTCCGTCGCGTCTGAAAgggtttatatatttaaccaCCGCAAATATTTATCTCTTAATTACTTTCAAGTATTTCACATTCTTCATCTGCTTATGCACAAAGAAATttctaaaacaatttttatctAGGTCTCTTTTTTTTGCTTGGTTTCTACtaatgatataatatttttttgacgACAATCAAGCCCAGACAACCTTTGTCAACACAATTATTTCTACAGCGTAGCTTCGTGACTTCGCAGATTCTGAAGCCCTGCTCAGCTCTGTAAGTTTCCGCTAAGTTTGGGGGAGCAATATATTCTAGCAATGCGACATTTATTGTGAAGGTCCGGACTAGCTACGCTAGCTTGCCAACCCACTCTCCCAAACCCTACAGAACCCAGCTGGCATTTCGCATTCGAGTCGGAATCAGCCAGCAGATCTTGGCTTAATCGCCAGGCTGTTAACATAGAACCGGTTGGTTTCGGCTACCCAAATGATACTGCTTTGGTTGTGTTACACTTGAGCTCGAGTGACGTTGAGAACTTAGCGTCAGATGCAGGCGGGTCTGGTTTGGTTTATTGTTCTCACCTGAAACCCGAAATCGCATTTAGCAAACTGCTTTTTCCGGCTCCAGAGGGCCCCATGATGGCCGAGAGCTGCCCGTTCCGGAAACTGCCGCTGACTCCGTTCAGAATTTGGCGCTCTCCGGTCACGCGCCCTAAAAATAAACGATTTAATCAGTTATTAATCGGtgctaaaattattattacaattgaatttttaactCAAAAGAAACAGAATGAATCTTATATTGAACTCTGCTCTCACTGAAACTAGAATATGCTAAGCAGCTTCGAAAACAATCAATGCGGTGAGTGATTcatataaacaaacaaaaaccatcTGGGTTTAATATATTCTATCTATTACGTATAAGCGTCAACTTTTCTGGTTTATCTGGAACGATTGGCAAATAAGATAGATGAAATAAGAAAGACTGAATAAATCAagtttcgttttttttatgaCCCAACATTGGGaatcaaaaatcacaaaatcaCTTCCCTTTCATTAAAGTGGGGGACTCAACGTTATGCACATCTAAGAATAGATGACATCGGTAAATATAGCCTGAGAACCAAGCAAAactttttatcatttttgaGTAATGGGTTGGCAGCGGAAAGATACCGGGTTGACAGATGATCGGCTTGAGGAGATTGCATGACTGGCAGAAGCGAAACCAGCTTCCCTGTCTGCCCTCCGCATTCCGTGGGTTCGTCTGAAACCCTCAATTATGGGGGCTCGCACGTGCATAATTTATTCCAATTAAATTTAGTCTAGGGTGtggaaaaattcaaaatcgCAGGAAAATTTTGAGAGCTGAATCGGTGGTCAAAAACTATGCATTTTCCATTCTTTCACAGGAATTACGATTTCACGATCTGTCAGTCTCAACTCACAAATGACTTAATGTGTGCCAATGCCATCTCCGTTCTTATCAGCACTGCAGCCGTACTATATACGTACTATATGGTATTACCGAAGGTCGTAATCGAATGGTGCGTGCAGTTATGGATCCCTATGTTTCTTATTGATTTTCGATTTCCATGGACATCACAGAACAGAAACAATGATACGGTTTG
This window of the Drosophila biarmipes strain raj3 chromosome 3L, RU_DBia_V1.1, whole genome shotgun sequence genome carries:
- the LOC108030691 gene encoding serine/threonine-protein kinase RIO1, whose protein sequence is MTDDSHKYSDAEEDEEELRNSEWVNDFKNLTVKHEIFKDIKLTPKEASDDLAQVIEPANEEDEPEDEEAEEYDEEDYDDVGDDYDTYEEAYTGFNKLHVQPQLTNASGGGAGGGSGPASGGSQRVSSYQPNDKLLRRYSARINVEKYDPTTNMSAQAANRLVNFDRRERTQVRDKHDRATAEQVMDPRTRMILFKLLNRGLIQEINGCISTGKEANVYHAVSKNGEEEFAIKIYKTSILVFKDRDKYVSGEFRFRHGYCKHNPRKMVRTWAEKEMRNYLRMRNAGVPVPEPILLRSHVLVMRFCGRDGWPAPKLKDVELSTSKARELYRDCVVIMWRIYNQCRLVHADFSEFNILLQDGQLVIIDVSQSVEHDHPHSFDFLRKDCTNISEFFRKRAVATMTVKELFDFITDQTITADNMEECLERISERIKDRDFDAISAQEKIDEAVWQNTYIPKRLDEVRHFERDVAKAKQGVQQNLIYGKITGLTSDLDVQQQPEVLDSATGKEKQGSDANTSGSEDENSHDGDNDDDASRFKNSARPREESPESKKARKKAVKDAKAEQRKVKVKKHVKKRKEKMGSMKK
- the LOC108030631 gene encoding ATP-binding cassette subfamily G member 4 isoform X2, with product MNLACDLKLKHRHKKAEIMTDILENLHLNHRRNVTAEKLSGGERKRLSIALELVDNPNIFFLDEPTSGLDEVTASQCIRLLQAMAREGRTIVCTIHQPSATIYNYFDSIYVLAKGHCVYQGSPRATIPFLRLAQIDCPRHYSPSDYIIELVDAEDGHLVPALSDLTENGKLIYVATQSDQLGASLAPQQAVTTMFVEQQKRPFLPAFFAGSAASTDGSLIGGTSALLEQVKAFSRRLNTDRRDVSGLRQFVVLMQVMLLRITRARLALTIQLFHHLLCGVFFGLIFFQLGNQGARMFDHLKFCIGAVLMIVYTQVMVPILSYPAEVKVVKKETFNRWYTLTPYYMALTVSRLPVQVLLNITFMAVTYWMSGLPQQFWRFCIFVAVGLMISLVAEGMGLAIGATFSITNGSVVGPMMIAPFMGLAVYGFDFAPQVSGGMQLLMKFSYVRVGVVSLVLAVFGFQREELDCDDIYCHFSDPRVLLKFLDVEKVSMLHQFGLLAMLMLFFRVMMYISLRKRCYA
- the LOC108030631 gene encoding ATP-binding cassette subfamily G member 4 isoform X1, with amino-acid sequence MEQSRNLLAKQSKDVEFQDVFYTVKERKNFWRVTGERQILNGVSGSFRNGQLSAIMGPSGAGKSSLLNAISGFRRDGVTGSIKIKRDNACYITQDDRHQTLLTVEELMNLACDLKLKHRHKKAEIMTDILENLHLNHRRNVTAEKLSGGERKRLSIALELVDNPNIFFLDEPTSGLDEVTASQCIRLLQAMAREGRTIVCTIHQPSATIYNYFDSIYVLAKGHCVYQGSPRATIPFLRLAQIDCPRHYSPSDYIIELVDAEDGHLVPALSDLTENGKLIYVATQSDQLGASLAPQQAVTTMFVEQQKRPFLPAFFAGSAASTDGSLIGGTSALLEQVKAFSRRLNTDRRDVSGLRQFVVLMQVMLLRITRARLALTIQLFHHLLCGVFFGLIFFQLGNQGARMFDHLKFCIGAVLMIVYTQVMVPILSYPAEVKVVKKETFNRWYTLTPYYMALTVSRLPVQVLLNITFMAVTYWMSGLPQQFWRFCIFVAVGLMISLVAEGMGLAIGATFSITNGSVVGPMMIAPFMGLAVYGFDFAPQVSGGMQLLMKFSYVRVGVVSLVLAVFGFQREELDCDDIYCHFSDPRVLLKFLDVEKVSMLHQFGLLAMLMLFFRVMMYISLRKRCYA
- the LOC108030630 gene encoding aminopeptidase Q, producing the protein MLLRILVLYWSFPSGKSAEGSVRPLRYNLTILTHLEGGSQNRYEGIVSIDLEAKKATRYIYINCRDLLTFPEKTWLVRWASGKTITTTDIKNSKKANEVYLVLDLPLRLGETYTMHMFFTGRLTRPQRYGYFAGRYDETPQIYYALTRMEPDYAHTAFPCFDSPLHRTPFNVTMVHHQKYVALSSMPAIRETPHEEITDFVWTTFMTSPPLATHQIMWALHRLEKVSNGVTATGEKITVWARWQVKERFAKAATITPSLLKNYETLFGLPLPNGSDWGGKFDQIVLPDYAEMHGGKGMMVYGEGEGGPSQNSLESLEVTLAELVARQWNGLLVTASDWNASYVRQGINSYVAFQVLAMENKGDYNRTFLLTTRMDVLSLDSQVETKAISVDVRDIRLNTFRKHKMCLLAHMIKLAIGAKAFFEGLHEFFQRYSSSSASTNQLWEQLQRAARRSHQLPIGVVLSTTMESWLKQPGYPLLTVLRNNREKKVTITQSRYYQRKMNIVSKDCWWVPVVYITKNISLPQVEWLGCLKKKAQVLELSNVVDQNEWLLLNVDAAVPVRVLYDLYSWRLLSEALLQNFSQISELSRAQLVDDALNLAWSGQLPYRVVLSVIKYLSNETSVAVWQTAITNFEKLQSIMRMSTGYRIFRLFMQLLIEPSFKANFKPSSEKSRTGKASETTTSPDAHSNATTSPATPTLSGMMYRLACQFEIKDCLTDAQQKFQKAMEQNSTSSIPEELRETVLCRGIRTGLESHWLIVRDMFFEAVNEKEKGALLNSLSCTTEYWAMQKLLGWALDADKVPKTLTLGLLTAVMRTYLGFYVGNQYLVDNINKFMRSFTRNDLHLVLSPFINAVTTKEELATLHSLFNKKLRFSAGSSLAALLEPAQDRLNWRKYNYFDLLNAIKNITVDKDSQPASLWNTFENSILV